From Gordonia crocea, the proteins below share one genomic window:
- the nuoL gene encoding NADH-quinone oxidoreductase subunit L — protein sequence MTATSIELLGLVPGLPALGAALTLILGRRADRWGHLLSTALVGASFLITACLWSRMLMRDQLDRPVTVRFYSWIPVDRLQVDIALRLDQLSICFALLITGVGFLIHVYSIGYMSHDPDRRRFFAYLNLFVAAMLLLVLADNYVLMYAGWEGVGLASYLLIGFWQYKKSAATAAKKAFVVNRVGDMGFVIALMIIFTHFGSFRVSDVLAATATAPESTLTAVGLMLLLAACAKSAQVPLQSWLGDAMEGPTPVSALIHAATMVTAGVYLIVRSGPVFDHAPSAQTAVVVVGAVTLVFGAIIGCAKDDIKKALAASTMSQIGYMVLAAGLGPAGYVFAIAHLLAHGFFKAGLFLGSGAVMHAMNDETDMRRYGGLRKAMPITFATFGLAYLAIIGIPPLAGFFTKDHIIEAAFGAGGIRGPVLGAATVIGAGLTAFYMTRVMILTFFGTPRWQPTDGAHPHPHEAPASMTGPMIVLAFGSVGAGALFVVGGRLADWLAPITGEAHHELPVPAWLISLGVLAVVAVGVGIAWRMYRDEVPATAPAGSPLTRAARADLYGDRFNEAALMVPGQQLTAALRVVEDRGFAGAETGLALGVDGGSRLLRETQNGYVRSYALAILSGAVIVAAVVLAVAL from the coding sequence ATGACCGCCACGTCGATCGAACTGCTGGGCCTGGTGCCCGGGCTGCCCGCTCTGGGGGCCGCCTTGACCCTGATCCTGGGCCGACGCGCCGACCGGTGGGGCCACCTGCTGTCGACCGCCCTCGTCGGGGCATCCTTTCTGATCACCGCCTGCCTGTGGTCGCGGATGCTCATGCGCGACCAGTTGGACCGGCCGGTCACCGTGCGGTTCTACTCGTGGATCCCGGTGGACCGGCTGCAGGTGGACATCGCACTGCGGCTCGATCAGTTGTCGATCTGCTTCGCCCTGCTCATCACCGGCGTCGGCTTCCTCATCCACGTCTACTCGATCGGGTACATGTCGCACGATCCCGACCGCCGGCGCTTCTTCGCCTACCTCAACCTGTTCGTCGCGGCGATGCTGCTGCTCGTCCTGGCCGACAACTACGTGCTGATGTACGCCGGCTGGGAGGGCGTGGGCCTGGCGTCGTACCTGCTCATCGGGTTCTGGCAGTACAAGAAGTCCGCCGCGACCGCCGCGAAGAAGGCCTTCGTCGTCAACCGCGTCGGCGACATGGGCTTCGTCATCGCCCTGATGATCATCTTCACCCACTTCGGCTCCTTCCGAGTCTCCGACGTCCTGGCCGCCACCGCGACCGCGCCGGAGTCGACGCTGACCGCCGTCGGGCTGATGCTTCTGCTGGCCGCCTGCGCCAAATCCGCCCAGGTGCCGCTGCAGTCCTGGCTCGGCGACGCGATGGAGGGCCCGACCCCGGTCTCGGCCCTGATCCACGCCGCCACCATGGTCACCGCCGGCGTCTACCTGATCGTGCGGTCCGGGCCGGTCTTCGACCACGCGCCCTCCGCGCAGACCGCCGTCGTCGTGGTCGGCGCGGTGACGTTGGTGTTCGGCGCGATCATCGGTTGCGCGAAGGACGACATCAAGAAGGCGCTCGCCGCGTCGACGATGAGCCAGATCGGCTACATGGTGCTGGCCGCCGGGTTGGGGCCGGCGGGCTACGTGTTCGCCATCGCGCACCTGCTGGCGCACGGATTCTTCAAGGCCGGGCTGTTCCTCGGCTCCGGCGCGGTCATGCACGCGATGAACGACGAGACCGACATGCGCCGCTACGGCGGCCTGCGCAAGGCCATGCCGATCACCTTCGCCACCTTCGGCCTGGCGTACCTGGCCATCATCGGCATCCCACCGCTGGCCGGGTTCTTCACCAAGGACCACATCATCGAGGCCGCGTTCGGCGCCGGCGGCATCCGCGGGCCGGTCCTCGGCGCGGCCACCGTGATCGGCGCCGGGCTGACCGCGTTCTACATGACGCGGGTGATGATCCTGACCTTCTTCGGCACGCCGCGCTGGCAGCCGACCGACGGGGCGCACCCACACCCGCACGAGGCCCCGGCGTCGATGACCGGGCCGATGATCGTGCTGGCCTTCGGCTCGGTCGGGGCCGGTGCGCTGTTCGTCGTCGGCGGCCGCCTCGCGGACTGGCTGGCCCCCATCACCGGCGAGGCCCACCACGAGCTGCCCGTCCCGGCCTGGCTGATCAGCCTCGGCGTGCTCGCCGTCGTCGCCGTCGGGGTCGGGATCGCCTGGCGGATGTACCGCGACGAGGTGCCCGCCACCGCGCCCGCCGGGTCGCCGCTGACCCGGGCGGCGCGCGCCGACCTCTACGGCGACCGATTCAACGAAGCAGCCTTGATGGTTCCCGGACAGCAGCTCACCGCGGCGCTGCGGGTCGTCGAGGACCGCGGGTTTGCCGGTGCCGAAACCGGACTCGCGCTCGGCGTCGACGGCGGGTCGCGGCTGCTGCGCGAGACCCAGAACGGATATGTGCGCTCCTATGCGCTCGCCATCCTCTCGGGCGCGGTCATCGTCGCCGCGGTGGTCCTGGCGGTGGCACTATGA
- the nuoK gene encoding NADH-quinone oxidoreductase subunit NuoK, giving the protein MNPANYLYIAALLFTIGAAGVLLRRNAIVVFMCVELMLNAANLSFVTFARMHGTFDGQTIAFFTMVVAAAEVVVGLAIIMTIYRTRRSASVDDANLLAR; this is encoded by the coding sequence ATGAACCCCGCCAACTACCTCTACATCGCCGCGCTACTCTTCACCATCGGTGCGGCAGGAGTCCTGTTGCGGCGCAACGCGATCGTGGTCTTCATGTGCGTCGAGCTCATGCTCAACGCGGCGAACCTGTCCTTCGTCACCTTCGCCCGCATGCACGGCACCTTCGACGGCCAGACCATCGCCTTCTTCACGATGGTCGTCGCCGCGGCCGAGGTCGTCGTCGGCCTCGCGATCATCATGACCATCTACCGGACCAGGCGCTCGGCCTCGGTCGACGACGCGAATCTGCTGGCCCGGTGA
- a CDS encoding NADH-quinone oxidoreductase subunit J, which translates to MTGAVTATGISLAAELTRTSTGEAVQFWVLGVIVVLGALGVVCSPKAVYSAMFLAMTMLILAVFYIAQGALFLGIVQIVVYTGAVMMLFLFVIMLIGVDSADSLVETIRGQRFVAIGLGLGFGVLLIAAIANATLATFVGFSSATGGNEAIADLGRLIFGKYLWAFELTGALLITATLGAMVLAHRPRTTARPTQRELSMARFRADSPVPPTPLPASGVFARHNAVDVPARLPDGSPSPLSVNKTLGGGPVRGEPGTDDPAIGGDD; encoded by the coding sequence ATGACGGGCGCGGTCACGGCGACGGGCATCAGCCTCGCCGCGGAGTTGACGCGCACCTCCACCGGCGAAGCCGTGCAGTTCTGGGTCCTCGGCGTCATCGTCGTCCTCGGCGCACTGGGCGTGGTGTGCTCGCCCAAGGCCGTCTACTCGGCGATGTTCCTGGCCATGACAATGCTGATCCTCGCGGTGTTCTACATCGCGCAGGGGGCGCTGTTCCTGGGCATCGTGCAGATCGTCGTGTACACCGGCGCGGTGATGATGTTGTTCCTGTTCGTCATCATGCTGATCGGCGTTGACTCCGCCGACTCCCTGGTCGAGACGATCCGCGGCCAGCGCTTCGTCGCCATCGGACTGGGCCTCGGGTTCGGGGTGCTGCTGATCGCGGCCATCGCCAACGCCACCCTCGCGACCTTCGTCGGCTTCAGCTCGGCGACCGGCGGCAACGAGGCCATCGCCGATCTCGGCCGACTCATCTTCGGGAAATACCTGTGGGCGTTCGAGTTGACCGGGGCCCTGCTGATCACCGCCACCCTCGGCGCCATGGTCCTGGCCCACCGGCCGCGCACCACCGCCCGACCCACCCAGCGCGAGCTGTCCATGGCCCGGTTCCGCGCCGACTCCCCGGTCCCGCCGACGCCCCTGCCGGCCTCCGGGGTCTTCGCCCGGCACAACGCCGTCGACGTCCCGGCCCGGCTGCCTGACGGCTCGCCGTCGCCCCTGTCGGTGAACAAGACCCTCGGCGGCGGCCCGGTGCGCGGCGAACCCGGTACCGACGATCCCGCGATCGGGGGCGACGACTGA
- the nuoI gene encoding NADH-quinone oxidoreductase subunit NuoI — protein sequence MPDFGKPIAGFGVMFGGMFREPITEQYPEEPAPVAARYHGRHQLNRYDDGLEKCIGCELCAWACPADAIFVEGAPNTDEERYSPGERYGRVYQINYLRCIGCALCIEACPTRALTMTHEFELADDNRGDLIYEKDRLLAPPPPGAEPTPQHKPARAVDYYLGQAGQAQDPDPTSPEGAAETTR from the coding sequence ATGCCTGACTTCGGTAAACCCATCGCCGGTTTCGGCGTCATGTTCGGCGGCATGTTCCGCGAACCCATCACCGAGCAGTACCCGGAGGAACCGGCACCGGTCGCCGCGCGCTACCACGGCCGCCACCAGCTCAACCGCTACGACGACGGGCTGGAGAAGTGCATCGGCTGCGAGCTGTGCGCCTGGGCCTGCCCGGCCGACGCGATCTTCGTCGAAGGCGCGCCCAACACCGACGAGGAGCGCTACTCACCCGGCGAGCGATACGGCCGCGTCTACCAGATCAACTACCTGCGCTGTATCGGCTGCGCGCTGTGCATCGAGGCCTGCCCGACCCGGGCGCTGACCATGACCCACGAGTTCGAACTCGCCGACGACAACCGCGGCGACCTGATCTACGAGAAGGACCGTTTGCTGGCCCCGCCGCCGCCCGGCGCCGAACCGACCCCGCAGCACAAACCCGCCCGCGCCGTCGACTACTACCTCGGGCAGGCCGGGCAGGCCCAAGACCCGGACCCGACTTCCCCAGAGGGCGCGGCGGAGACGACCCGATGA
- the nuoH gene encoding NADH-quinone oxidoreductase subunit NuoH, with product MIDFPTLESFGHDTWWLVVAKAVAIFGFLVLTVLVAILAERKIMARMQRRYGPNRVGWHGALQSLADGVKLALKEGLTPAGVDRPIYLLAPIIATIPAFTAFAVIPFGPSVSVFGHHTPLQLTDLPVAVLYILAITSIGVYGIVLAGWSSGSTYPLLGGLRSTAQVISYEIAMGLCFAAVFLLSSTMSTSEIIGSQHRHWFILLLLPSFIIYAISMVGETNRAPFDLPEAEGELVGGFHTEYSSLKFAMFMLAEYVNMTTVAALATILFLGGWMAPWPLSLIPGANSGWLPVLWFVAKVWVFLFVFIWLRTTLPRLRYDQFMGLGWRVLIPASLTWVMVVALIRAATLNSSDTTRAVVLAVGGVLAAALLLGGIVRAMRAPRERAAPSSGAAASLSPAFPVPPLPGATAGATRPVPEVTNA from the coding sequence GTGATCGACTTCCCGACGCTGGAGTCCTTCGGCCACGACACGTGGTGGCTGGTCGTCGCCAAGGCGGTTGCCATCTTCGGTTTCCTGGTGCTGACCGTGCTCGTGGCGATCCTCGCCGAACGCAAGATCATGGCCCGGATGCAGCGGCGCTACGGCCCCAACCGGGTCGGCTGGCACGGCGCGCTGCAAAGCCTCGCCGACGGGGTGAAACTCGCCCTCAAGGAGGGGCTGACCCCGGCCGGGGTGGACCGCCCGATCTACCTGCTCGCCCCGATCATCGCGACCATCCCCGCCTTCACCGCGTTCGCCGTCATCCCGTTCGGCCCGTCGGTGTCGGTGTTCGGCCACCACACCCCGCTGCAACTGACCGACCTGCCCGTCGCGGTGTTGTACATCCTCGCCATCACCTCGATCGGCGTGTACGGAATCGTCTTGGCGGGCTGGTCGTCGGGCAGCACCTATCCGCTGCTGGGCGGCCTGCGCTCCACCGCACAGGTCATCTCCTACGAGATCGCCATGGGGTTGTGCTTCGCCGCGGTGTTCCTGCTGTCATCGACGATGTCGACGTCGGAGATCATCGGCAGCCAGCACCGCCACTGGTTCATCCTGCTGCTGCTTCCGTCGTTCATCATCTACGCCATCTCCATGGTCGGCGAGACCAACCGCGCACCCTTCGACCTGCCCGAGGCCGAGGGCGAGCTCGTCGGCGGCTTCCACACCGAGTACTCCTCGCTGAAGTTCGCGATGTTCATGCTCGCCGAATACGTGAACATGACGACGGTCGCGGCACTGGCGACGATCCTGTTCCTCGGCGGCTGGATGGCCCCGTGGCCGCTGAGCCTGATCCCCGGCGCGAACTCCGGTTGGCTCCCGGTGCTCTGGTTCGTCGCCAAGGTGTGGGTCTTCCTCTTCGTCTTCATCTGGCTGCGCACCACGCTGCCCCGGCTGCGCTACGACCAATTCATGGGGCTGGGGTGGCGGGTCCTCATCCCGGCGTCGCTGACCTGGGTCATGGTGGTGGCCCTCATCCGCGCCGCCACCCTCAACTCGTCGGACACCACCCGCGCGGTGGTCTTGGCCGTCGGCGGGGTGCTCGCCGCCGCCCTCCTGCTCGGCGGGATCGTGCGCGCAATGCGGGCACCGCGCGAACGCGCCGCCCCCTCGTCGGGCGCCGCCGCGTCGCTGTCACCGGCCTTCCCCGTCCCCCCGTTGCCCGGCGCCACCGCCGGCGCGACCCGCCCCGTCCCGGAGGTGACCAATGCCTGA
- a CDS encoding NADH-quinone oxidoreductase subunit G has protein sequence MTTVETDLVTLTIDGQSITVPAGTLVIRAAEMLGIEIPRFCDHPLLDPVGACRQCLVEVEGQRRPMASCTTVVSADMVVRTQATSPDAARAQHGVMELLLINHPLDCPTCDKGGECPLQNQAMTAASPDTRFDGVKRRYTKPVPLSAEVLLDRERCVLCARCTRFSDEIAGDPLIDLADRGALQQVSIYEDDPFDSYFSGNTVQICPVGALTNTAYRFRARPFDLRSTPSVCEHCAGGCAQRTDERRGKVLRRLAGDDPQVNDEWNCDKGRWAFPYATQPDRLANPLVRGPDGHLHPASWPHALAVAAQGLSDARTGVLVGGRATVEDAYAYAKFARTVLDTNDIDFRARASSDEEADFLAHQIAGSPMTVTYTDLTEAPVVVLAGLEPEEESPMIFLRLRKAVRAGTTAVHSIAPWSSRGLVKIGGSRIPCLPGSEAAALADPATRDLLATPGAILLLGERLALSPGALTVAATVADHTGARVGWVPRRAGERGAADVGALPNLLPGGRPVADADARAELEAVWGTELPAEPGRGTPALLDALVGRRLTAVVVGGVEVEDLPDVDAARAALSTAGFVVSLEQRPSTVTEYADVVFPVAAVAEKAGTFVDWEGRPRAFGPAIDGGGQMSDHRVLTALAQAAGIDLGCDSATQIHAELQRMGAWTGKRADLPPAPSPAPVVPTAGHALLASWRQLLDRGRLQDGEPNLAATAHAPVARLSAATAAGVGAADGQRLTVTGRAGSVTLPLVVTDMPDGVVWVPMNSPGSQIYPQLGARPGDVVALAPGGPDETEADR, from the coding sequence ATGACGACGGTGGAGACCGACCTGGTCACCCTCACGATCGACGGCCAGTCGATCACCGTGCCGGCCGGCACCCTGGTGATCCGGGCCGCCGAAATGTTGGGCATCGAGATCCCCCGCTTCTGCGACCACCCGCTGCTGGACCCGGTCGGCGCCTGCCGCCAATGCCTCGTCGAGGTGGAGGGGCAGCGCAGGCCGATGGCCTCGTGCACCACCGTCGTCTCCGCCGACATGGTGGTGCGCACCCAGGCCACCTCTCCCGATGCCGCCCGCGCCCAGCACGGGGTGATGGAACTGCTGCTCATCAACCACCCGTTGGACTGCCCCACCTGCGACAAGGGCGGCGAGTGCCCGCTGCAGAACCAGGCGATGACGGCGGCCAGCCCGGACACGCGCTTCGACGGGGTCAAGCGGCGCTACACCAAACCGGTGCCGCTGTCGGCGGAGGTGCTGCTCGACCGTGAGCGCTGCGTCCTGTGCGCCCGGTGCACCCGCTTCTCCGACGAGATCGCCGGCGACCCGTTGATCGACCTCGCCGACCGCGGCGCGCTGCAACAGGTCAGCATCTACGAAGACGACCCGTTCGATTCGTACTTCTCCGGCAACACCGTGCAGATCTGCCCGGTGGGCGCCCTGACCAACACCGCCTACCGGTTCCGCGCCCGCCCGTTCGACCTGCGCTCGACGCCCAGCGTCTGCGAACACTGCGCCGGCGGTTGCGCCCAGCGGACCGACGAGCGCCGCGGGAAGGTGTTGCGCCGTCTCGCCGGCGACGATCCCCAGGTCAACGACGAGTGGAACTGCGACAAGGGCCGATGGGCGTTCCCGTACGCAACCCAGCCCGACCGGCTCGCCAACCCGCTGGTCCGCGGACCCGACGGTCACCTACACCCGGCGTCCTGGCCGCACGCGCTGGCGGTCGCGGCGCAGGGGCTGTCCGACGCGCGCACCGGCGTGTTGGTCGGCGGCCGGGCCACCGTCGAGGACGCCTACGCGTATGCGAAGTTCGCCCGAACGGTGTTGGACACCAATGACATCGACTTCCGCGCGCGCGCAAGCAGCGACGAGGAGGCCGACTTCCTCGCCCACCAGATCGCCGGCTCCCCGATGACGGTGACCTACACCGACCTCACCGAGGCCCCCGTCGTCGTCCTCGCCGGGCTGGAGCCCGAAGAAGAATCGCCGATGATCTTCCTGCGGCTGCGCAAAGCGGTCCGCGCGGGGACCACCGCCGTGCACTCGATCGCCCCGTGGAGTTCACGCGGCCTGGTCAAGATCGGCGGGAGCCGGATCCCCTGCCTGCCCGGCAGCGAGGCGGCAGCCCTGGCCGACCCCGCCACCCGCGACCTGCTCGCCACCCCCGGCGCGATCCTGCTGCTCGGCGAGCGCCTGGCCCTGAGTCCCGGCGCCCTGACGGTGGCCGCCACCGTCGCCGACCACACCGGCGCCCGGGTGGGCTGGGTACCGCGGCGGGCCGGTGAACGCGGCGCGGCCGACGTGGGCGCCCTGCCCAACCTGTTGCCGGGTGGGCGCCCGGTCGCCGACGCCGACGCCCGCGCCGAACTCGAAGCCGTGTGGGGCACGGAGCTGCCCGCCGAGCCGGGCCGCGGCACTCCCGCCCTCCTCGACGCCCTCGTCGGGCGCCGGCTCACCGCCGTCGTCGTCGGCGGGGTGGAGGTCGAGGACCTGCCCGACGTCGACGCCGCCCGCGCGGCCCTGTCGACGGCAGGATTCGTGGTCAGCCTCGAACAGCGGCCGAGCACGGTCACCGAGTACGCCGACGTCGTCTTCCCCGTCGCCGCGGTCGCCGAGAAGGCCGGCACCTTCGTCGACTGGGAGGGGCGACCCCGGGCCTTCGGGCCGGCCATCGACGGCGGTGGGCAGATGTCGGACCACCGCGTGCTGACCGCCCTCGCCCAGGCCGCCGGCATCGACCTCGGCTGCGACTCGGCGACCCAGATCCACGCCGAGCTGCAGCGGATGGGCGCGTGGACCGGCAAGCGCGCCGACCTGCCGCCGGCGCCGAGCCCGGCCCCGGTGGTCCCCACCGCCGGTCACGCCCTGTTGGCGAGCTGGCGGCAGTTGCTGGACCGCGGGCGCCTGCAGGACGGCGAGCCCAACCTGGCGGCCACCGCCCATGCGCCCGTGGCCCGGTTGTCCGCGGCCACCGCGGCCGGTGTGGGCGCGGCCGACGGGCAGCGGCTCACGGTGACCGGGCGGGCCGGATCGGTGACCCTGCCACTGGTCGTCACCGATATGCCCGACGGGGTGGTGTGGGTCCCGATGAACTCTCCCGGGTCGCAGATCTACCCGCAGTTGGGCGCGCGCCCCGGCGACGTCGTCGCCCTCGCCCCCGGCGGCCCCGACGAGACGGAGGCGGACCGGTGA
- the nuoF gene encoding NADH-quinone oxidoreductase subunit NuoF — translation MTTELNPDAVRTAPVPVELGLPRQGEPHPVITFDGPDEYPAEVTAALAADAAPIIARYPQSRSALLPLLHLVQAQDSCLTKAGIGFCATQLGLTRAQVASVATFYSMYRKQPTGEYLVGVCTNTTCAVMGGDEILATLREHLGIDPGETTADGRITLEHVECNAACDHAPVVMVNWEFFDDQSPTSSVELVDDLRAGVAVPPSRGVPTLCSFRQVSRLLAGAQTPDDDNDSNKDADAGTPAGFTPAPRKPEPATVPVLSRTWGQPESWTLAAYREDNGYHGLREALNLSPDEVIEIVKASGLRGRGGAGFPVGTKWSFIPQAPKEGGKAHYLVVNADESEPGTCKDMPLMLGSPHALVEGMIIASYAIRANQAFIYVRGEVASVIARLRRAVDEAYAAGLLGTDILGSGFDLDLVVHAGAGAYICGEETALLDSLEGRRGQPRLRPPFPAVAGLYASPTVVNNVESIASVPAILRNSPDWFREFGTEKSPGFTLYSLSGHVTRPGQYEAPLGVTLRELLELAGGIRAGHHLKFWTPGGSSTPLLTADHLDMPLDYEGVAGAGSMLGTKAIQLFDETTCVVRAVLRWSEFYQHESCGKCTPCREGTYWLVQLMERLEAGEGRPGDLEKLLDVTDSIVGKAFCALGDAAGAPITSSLALFRDEYIEHARLGHCPFDPAASTTYGGGAR, via the coding sequence ATGACCACCGAACTGAACCCCGACGCCGTGCGCACCGCACCGGTGCCCGTCGAGCTGGGGCTGCCCCGCCAGGGCGAGCCGCATCCGGTGATCACCTTCGACGGCCCCGACGAGTACCCCGCCGAGGTCACCGCGGCACTGGCCGCCGACGCCGCGCCGATCATCGCGCGCTACCCGCAATCGCGTTCGGCGCTGCTGCCGCTGCTGCACCTGGTCCAGGCACAGGACAGCTGCCTCACCAAGGCCGGGATCGGTTTCTGCGCAACGCAACTGGGCCTGACGCGGGCCCAGGTCGCATCGGTGGCCACCTTCTACTCGATGTACCGCAAGCAACCGACCGGCGAGTACCTCGTCGGCGTCTGCACCAACACCACCTGCGCGGTGATGGGCGGCGACGAGATCCTTGCCACGCTGCGCGAACACCTGGGGATCGACCCCGGCGAAACCACCGCCGACGGGCGGATCACCCTCGAACACGTCGAGTGCAACGCGGCCTGCGACCACGCACCGGTCGTCATGGTCAACTGGGAGTTCTTCGACGACCAGTCGCCGACGAGCAGCGTCGAACTCGTCGACGACCTGCGGGCCGGGGTCGCAGTGCCGCCGAGCCGCGGGGTTCCGACCCTGTGCTCCTTCCGGCAGGTCTCCCGACTGCTGGCCGGGGCGCAAACACCCGACGACGACAACGACAGCAACAAGGACGCCGACGCCGGGACCCCCGCCGGCTTCACCCCCGCGCCGCGCAAGCCGGAGCCGGCGACCGTGCCGGTGCTGAGCCGCACGTGGGGGCAGCCGGAGTCGTGGACGCTGGCCGCCTACCGCGAGGACAACGGCTACCACGGGCTGCGTGAGGCGCTGAACCTCTCCCCCGACGAGGTCATCGAAATCGTGAAGGCCTCCGGTCTGCGCGGCCGCGGCGGGGCCGGCTTCCCCGTCGGGACGAAGTGGTCGTTCATCCCGCAAGCCCCCAAGGAGGGCGGCAAGGCGCACTACCTCGTGGTCAACGCCGACGAGTCCGAGCCGGGCACCTGCAAGGACATGCCCCTCATGCTCGGGTCGCCGCACGCCTTGGTCGAGGGCATGATCATCGCGAGCTACGCGATCCGCGCCAACCAGGCGTTCATCTACGTCCGCGGCGAGGTCGCCTCGGTGATCGCCCGGCTGCGCCGCGCCGTCGACGAGGCGTATGCCGCGGGCCTGCTCGGCACCGACATCCTGGGTTCGGGTTTCGATCTCGACCTCGTCGTGCACGCCGGGGCCGGGGCGTACATCTGCGGCGAGGAGACCGCACTCCTCGACTCGCTGGAGGGCCGCCGCGGCCAGCCGCGCCTACGTCCGCCCTTCCCCGCCGTCGCCGGGCTGTATGCCAGCCCCACCGTCGTCAACAACGTGGAGTCCATCGCCAGCGTCCCGGCGATTCTGCGCAACAGCCCGGACTGGTTCCGCGAGTTCGGCACCGAGAAGTCGCCCGGCTTCACCCTGTACTCGCTGTCCGGGCACGTCACCCGCCCCGGCCAGTACGAGGCCCCGTTGGGCGTCACCCTGCGCGAGCTGTTGGAGTTGGCCGGCGGGATCCGCGCCGGGCACCACCTGAAGTTCTGGACCCCCGGCGGATCGTCGACGCCCCTGCTGACCGCCGACCACCTGGACATGCCGCTGGACTACGAGGGCGTCGCCGGCGCCGGATCGATGTTGGGCACCAAGGCCATCCAGCTCTTCGACGAGACGACCTGCGTCGTGCGCGCGGTGCTGCGGTGGAGCGAGTTCTACCAACACGAGTCCTGCGGCAAATGCACCCCCTGCCGCGAGGGCACCTACTGGCTCGTCCAGCTCATGGAGCGCCTGGAGGCCGGGGAGGGCCGGCCCGGCGATCTGGAGAAGCTCCTCGACGTCACCGACAGCATTGTCGGGAAGGCCTTCTGCGCACTCGGCGACGCGGCCGGCGCACCCATCACGTCGTCGCTCGCGCTCTTCCGCGACGAGTACATCGAGCATGCGCGCCTGGGGCACTGCCCCTTCGACCCGGCCGCGTCGACCACGTACGGGGGAGGTGCCCGATGA
- a CDS encoding NADH-quinone oxidoreductase subunit D, whose protein sequence is MSSTIGVTGRDWDEVVAAVRERAAAEPGEERIVVNMGPQHPSTHGVLRLILEIDGETVTEARCGIGYLHTGIEKNLEYRTWTQGVTFVTRMDYLAPFHNEVAYCLGVERLLGITDDIPQRATTIRVLLMELNRISSHLVALATGGLELGAMSPMFLGFAARETILDVFEEISGVRMNHAYIRPGGVAQDLPDGALAMVTAALDALPDQIGEVEALLTENYIWKARTQGVGYLDLTGCMALGITGPCLRSTGLPHDLRRAAPYCGYETYDFEIPVVDTCDSYGRYLVRVAEMHESLRIARQCVERLAEPGPVMVDDGKLGWPAELELGPDGLGNSPEHIAKIMGQSMESLIHHFKLVTEGFRVPAGQCYTAIESPRGELGVHMVSDGGTRPYRVHFRDPSFTNLQAVAAMCEGGMVADVITAVASIDPVMGGVDR, encoded by the coding sequence ATGAGCAGCACCATCGGAGTCACCGGGCGCGACTGGGACGAGGTCGTCGCCGCCGTCCGCGAGCGTGCCGCCGCCGAACCGGGCGAGGAGCGCATCGTCGTCAACATGGGTCCGCAGCACCCGTCGACGCACGGCGTGCTGCGCCTGATCCTGGAGATCGACGGCGAGACGGTCACCGAGGCGCGCTGCGGCATCGGCTATCTGCACACCGGGATCGAGAAGAACCTCGAATACCGGACCTGGACGCAGGGCGTCACCTTCGTGACCCGGATGGACTACCTCGCACCGTTCCACAACGAGGTCGCCTACTGCCTGGGCGTGGAGCGCCTGCTCGGCATCACCGACGACATCCCCCAGCGCGCGACCACCATCCGCGTGCTGTTGATGGAACTCAACCGCATCTCCTCGCACCTGGTGGCGCTGGCGACCGGCGGCCTCGAACTGGGCGCGATGTCGCCGATGTTCCTCGGTTTCGCCGCGCGCGAGACCATCCTCGACGTCTTCGAGGAGATTTCCGGCGTGCGGATGAACCACGCCTACATCCGCCCGGGCGGGGTCGCACAAGACCTGCCCGACGGGGCGCTGGCCATGGTCACCGCCGCCCTCGACGCCCTGCCGGACCAGATCGGCGAGGTCGAGGCACTGCTGACCGAGAACTACATCTGGAAGGCGCGGACCCAGGGCGTCGGCTACCTCGACCTGACCGGCTGCATGGCCCTGGGGATCACCGGGCCGTGCCTCCGCTCCACCGGGCTCCCGCACGACCTGCGCCGCGCCGCGCCCTACTGCGGCTACGAGACCTACGACTTCGAAATCCCCGTCGTCGACACCTGCGACTCCTACGGGCGCTACCTCGTGCGCGTCGCGGAGATGCACGAGTCGCTGCGGATCGCCCGGCAGTGCGTCGAGCGCCTGGCCGAGCCCGGCCCGGTGATGGTCGACGACGGGAAGCTGGGTTGGCCGGCCGAGTTGGAGCTGGGGCCCGACGGCCTGGGCAACTCCCCCGAGCACATCGCCAAGATCATGGGGCAGTCGATGGAGTCGCTGATCCACCACTTCAAGCTCGTCACCGAGGGCTTTCGCGTGCCCGCCGGCCAGTGCTACACCGCGATCGAGTCGCCGCGCGGCGAACTCGGCGTGCACATGGTCTCCGACGGCGGGACCCGCCCGTACCGGGTTCATTTCCGCGACCCGTCGTTCACGAATCTGCAGGCGGTGGCCGCGATGTGCGAGGGCGGCATGGTCGCCGACGTGATCACCGCGGTCGCGAGCATCGACCCGGTCATGGGAGGGGTGGACCGATGA